A stretch of Arachis hypogaea cultivar Tifrunner chromosome 15, arahy.Tifrunner.gnm2.J5K5, whole genome shotgun sequence DNA encodes these proteins:
- the LOC140179074 gene encoding uncharacterized protein — translation MKWFDSLLVRSVISFDNLSRKYLMRFSIQKDKVKYAPSLLRVKQEVGEPLRDYMKRFNKACLEIQDLSTEAVIIGLVNGLQEDPFSQSISKRNPTSLSDVQERAEKYINMEENARLRETSWRPGHSHSSKERKKEPKKKEEVGLERPRRYHSYTPLRVSLVDTTPQSATGETPFRLAYDIEDMIPIEINEKSPRVSLYDEVGNIQGHIEELELLLEVREQAQIREAAPKQRMTHRYNKKVI, via the exons atgaagtggttcgatagcctcctgGTAAGGTCGGTCATTAGTTTCGACAACCTCTCGCGAAAGTACCTCATGCGATTCTCAATCCAAAAGGATAAGGTAAAGTACGCACCGAGCCTCCTGAGAGTAAAACAGGAAGTCGGAGAACCTTTAAGGGACTACAtgaaaaggttcaacaaagcgtgtttggagattcaagatcTGTCCACGGAGGCAGTAATTATAGGTCTGGTAAATGGACTCCAAGAAGATCCCTTCTCCCAGTCCATCTCGAAAAGGAACCCTACCTCCCTGAGTGATGTACAGGAGAgagctgagaagtacatcaacatggaggaaaatgccaggCTTCGAGAGACaagttggcgacctgggcactCTCACTCatcaaaagagagaaagaaagagcccaagaagaaagaggaagtCGGCCTTGAAAGGCCTAGGAGATATCACTCCTATACTCCTCTACGAGTTTCCCTAGTTGAT acTACACCTCAgtccgccacaggagaaacacccttccgacttgcgtATGACATAGAAGACATGATACCAATTGAAATCAATGAGAAAAGTCCAAGGGTGAGCCTCTATGACGAGGTTGGCAATATACAGGGGCACATAGAAGAACTCGAGCTACTCCTCGAAGTTCGAGAACAAGCCCAGATCAGAGAAGCAGCACCGAAGCAAAGGATGACACacagatacaacaagaaagtcatttgA
- the LOC112748204 gene encoding LOW QUALITY PROTEIN: protein PHLOEM PROTEIN 2-LIKE A10 (The sequence of the model RefSeq protein was modified relative to this genomic sequence to represent the inferred CDS: deleted 2 bases in 1 codon) encodes MELQVLEKGFDYARKRKKWVFILGAVSFASYGAYRLYNAPIVARKRMKVYKLFGTLISVAEAVSESAETVGIVSGDLKDFLQTDSDQLPNSLKQISKIARSQHFADSLATVTRSVTEGVLRGYGTVNPSNADQTGSASLLTDRVLDKMLTPAGSGFASVVVGSFARNLVLGFYSGGAGLNSRNENGVSGADRSSSNGVQVPNWVDVVCGDKCAELIGNCVQIFVSTAVAVYLDKTMHINTYDDFFSGLTNPNHETKMKNMLVTVCNNAMETLIKTTHQVLRNPNPSFGEDTPSRIEALDVETSFVDESKPGSESDDENENESSWISRVSSTLAVPSNRKLVLDVTGTVTFETVRSVMEFLLQTFVESIRTCVDVVREAMLEIVRYAASKSSVIVTTCLSLCLHIIQGGTWPLIPAHT; translated from the exons ATGGAGCTGCAAGTGTTGGAGAAGGGTTTTGATTATGCCCGTAAGAGAAAGAAGTGGGTTTTTATCCTGGGTGCAGTCAGCTTCGCCAGTTATGGCGCTTACAGGCTTTATAACGCGCCTATCGTAGCGCGTAAGAGGATGAAAGTCTATAAGCTTTTTGGCACGCTGATTTCTGTTGCGGAAGCCGTTTCCGAATCCGCAGAAACCGTTGGGATCGTCTCTGGAGACCTCAAGGACTTCTTGCAAACCGATTCCGACCAACTTCCCAACAGCTTGAAGCAGATTTCCAAAATAGCACGCTCTCAGCACTTTGCTGATTCTCTCGCCACCGTCACGCGCTCTGTCACTGAGGGAGTTTTGCGAGGCTATGGAACCGTAAACCCCTCCAACGCCGACCAAACCGGTTCCGCATCGCTTCTTACGGACCGGGTGCTTGACAAAATGTTAACGCCAGCTGGGTCGGGTTTTGCCTCTGTAGTTGTTGGAAGCTTTGCTAGGAACCTCGTACTTGGTTTCTATTCAGGCGGTGCAGGGTTGAATTCGAGGAATGAAAATGGTGTCTCAGGTGCTGATAGATCATCCTCCAATGGTGTCCAAGTTCCGAATTGGGTGGATGTGGTTTGTGGTGATAAGTGTGCGGAACTCATTGGAAATTGCGTTCAGATTTTTGTGAGCACAGCTGTTGCTGTTTATCTTGACAAGACCATGCATATCAACACCTATGATGATTTTTTCTCTGGGTTAACCAACCCAAACCATGAGACTAAAATGAAGAACATGCTGGTGACTGTTTGTAATAATGCCATGGAGACTCTGATCAAAACAACGCACCAGGTGTTGAGAAACCCAAATCCCAGTTTCGGAGAAGATACTCCTTCAAGAATTGAGGCATTAGATGTAGAGACATCATTTGTTGATGAATCCAAACCGGGAAGTGAGTCTGATGATGAGAATGAGAATGAGAGTAGCTGGATCAGCAGGGTCTCATCCACTTTGGCAGTTCCAAGCAATAGGAAGCTTGTTCTTGATGTCACCGGGACGGTGACATTTGAGACTGTTAGATCGGTGATGGAGTTTCTGTTACAGACATTTGTTGAATCCATCAGAACATGTGTTGATGTTGTTCGCGAGGCAATGCTTGAGATTGTAAGATATGCTGCATCCAAATCCTCCGTTATTGTGACAACATGTCTCTCGTTGTGCCTCCACATAATACAA GGTGGCACTTGGCCTTTGATACCTGCTCATACGTGA
- the LOC112748192 gene encoding basic leucine zipper 43, translating to MLSAISASDALIGNPFASSAFDGGLPSWDCTDFIFAAINTSSSGSDDSNENNAKEKPGSEAVMDERKRRRKISNRESARRSRMRKQRHLENLRNQLKASRVENRELNNRLQLMVHHFNCVRTENDWLRSERTLLRQKLSYMTQILLFQQLRQQPFSSSAWPCNNVTPQ from the coding sequence ATGCTCTCTGCTATCTCTGCCTCCGACGCTTTGATCGGAAACCCCTTTGCCTCTTCAGCGTTCGACGGCGGTTTACCGTCGTGGGACTGCACTGACTTTATCTTTGCCGCCATTAACACTTCGAGCTCCGGTTCAGATGATTCCAACGAAAACAATGCAAAAGAAAAACCCGGTTCGGAGGCCGTTATGGACGAGCGGAAACGTCGGAGAAAGATATCGAACCGGGAATCGGCCAGGAGGTCACGGATGCGGAAGCAGAGACACCTAGAGAACCTGCGGAACCAGTTGAAGGCGTCTAGAGTGGAAAACCGGGAACTGAACAACCGGTTGCAGTTGATGGTTCATCATTTTAACTGCGTGCGAACCGAAAACGATTGGTTACGGTCTGAGAGAACCCTGTTACGCCAGAAACTGTCGTACATGACTCAAATTTTGTTATTCCAACAACTTCGACAACAACCCTTCTCTTCCTCTGCATGGCCATGCAATAATGTCACGCCGCAATAA